The proteins below are encoded in one region of Aspergillus nidulans FGSC A4 chromosome III:
- a CDS encoding seipin (transcript_id=CADANIAT00005430), which translates to MDSDNSSDEGVQTGPSFAAKATDTLLEPLRVLVSRNALTAYLSTFMFFATAICMIFVSALAYGVFYYNFIPRVGLERIVHLQFGDGHPWGIAALESGLISSQAYDVHVELELPRTPSNLATGNFMLDLTLLSQSSTSARTVGEITAPPISHSRRPAILTYASPLVDISSKVSFMPLYVLGWKREAERLAVPMMERVEFSRGTHNVPDTLRLEIQSEEKMQFYSAKVKFTASFTGLRWIMYHWRIPSFFVFSFMFWSVSMLSFSLCWILLACLSNKDVKTEEEEEEEEGGVKEEEDSGTEPTIKEEQSEKLGLLDIESTAETSDRESETDSDDGVNHLYDVGRKRRITTAESGPLEAAGSGTGTESAGPSGVQRRQSRLFKEEDS; encoded by the exons ATGGACTCGGATAACTCCTCGGATGAAGGTGTCCAAACTGGCCCTTCTTTTGCCGCTAAAGCGACG GACACGCTGCTGGAGCCTTTACGCGTCCTAGTTTCCAGAAATGCCCTGACGGCCTATCTGAGTACTTTTATGTTCTTTGCGACTGCTATATGCATGATATTTGTGTCCGCCCTCGCATACGGCGTGTTCTACTACAACTTCATACCGCGAGTCGGACTTGAGCGCATTGTCCATTTACAGTTCGG AGATGGCCATCCGTGGGGCATCGCGGCTCTCGAATCGGGTCTGATCTCGTCCCAAGCGTACGATGTCCATGTGGAACTCGAGCTCCCCCGAACTCCATCAAATCTGGCTACCGGGAACTTCATGCTAGATCTGACGCTGCTGTCTCAATCTTCGACGTCCGCTCGGACTGTGGGGGAAATCACCGCGCCGCCAATTTCTCACTCCCGTCGCCCCGCAATCCTGACGTATGCCTCGCCTCTGGTTGATATCTCCTCAAAAGTCTCATTTATGCCTCTATATGTTCTAGGCTGGAAGCGCGAGGCTGAGCGGTTGGCTGTACCGATGATGGAGCGCGTTGAGTTCTCTCGGGGGACACATAATGTCCCTGATACTCTGCGACTCGAGATTCAGAGTGAGGAAAAGATGCAGTTCTATTCAGCGAAGGTGAAATTTACGGCGAGTTTTACTGGGTTACG GTGGATTATGTATCACTGGAGGATCCCGTCATTCTTTGTCTTCAGTTTCATGTTCTGGTCCGTCTCTATgctctccttttctctctgttggattcttcttgcttgtttgTCCAATAAGGATGTGAagacggaggaagaagaagaagaagaagaaggtggtgtcaaggaagaggaggacaGTGGAACTGAACCCACGATCAAGGAGGAGCAATCTGAGAAGCTTGGTCTTCTGGATATTGAATCAACTGCCGAAACTTCCGACAGGGAAAGCGAGACCGACTCAGACGATGGAGTGAACCATCTGTATGACGTGGGGCGAAAACGCAGAATAACGACAGCCGAGTCAGGGCCGTTGGAggctgctggatctggaacAGGGACAGAAAGCGCCGGTCCTTCAGGTGTCCAACGAAGGCAAAGCAGGTTATTTAAGGAGGAGGATAGCTAG